The Rhodobacter sp. CZR27 genome includes a window with the following:
- the tuf gene encoding elongation factor Tu, with the protein MAKAKFERTKPHVNIGTIGHVDHGKTTLTAAITKYFGEFRAYDQIDGAPEERARGITISTAHVEYESDTRHYAHVDCPGHADYVKNMITGAAQMDGAILVVSAADGPMPQTREHILLGRQVGIPYMVVFMNKVDQVDDPELLELVEMEIRELLSSYDYPGDDIPIIKGSALHAMNGTEKEIGEDAIRALIAAVDEYIPTPARAVDQPFLMPVEDVFSISGRGTVATGRIERGVVKVGEELEIVGIRPSKKTVCTGVEMFRKLLDQGEAGDNVGLLLRGVDRDGIERGQVLCKPGSVKPHTKFEAEAYILTKEEGGRHTPFFANYRPQFYFRTTDVTGTVQLPEGTEMVMPGDNLKFNVELIAPIAMEEKLRFAIREGGRTVGAGVVSKIIA; encoded by the coding sequence ATGGCAAAGGCAAAATTCGAACGGACGAAACCGCACGTCAACATCGGCACGATCGGCCACGTTGACCACGGCAAGACGACGCTGACGGCCGCGATCACCAAGTACTTCGGCGAATTCCGCGCCTACGACCAGATCGACGGCGCCCCGGAAGAGCGCGCCCGCGGCATCACGATCTCGACCGCCCATGTGGAATACGAGTCGGACACCCGCCACTACGCCCACGTCGACTGCCCCGGCCACGCCGACTACGTGAAGAACATGATCACCGGCGCGGCCCAGATGGACGGCGCGATCCTCGTGGTGTCGGCCGCCGACGGCCCGATGCCGCAGACCCGCGAGCACATCCTGCTCGGCCGCCAGGTGGGCATCCCCTACATGGTCGTGTTCATGAACAAGGTCGACCAGGTCGATGACCCGGAACTTCTCGAGCTGGTCGAGATGGAGATCCGCGAACTCCTGTCGTCCTACGACTACCCCGGCGACGACATCCCGATCATCAAGGGCTCGGCGCTGCATGCGATGAACGGCACCGAGAAGGAAATCGGCGAGGACGCGATCCGCGCCCTGATCGCCGCCGTTGACGAGTACATCCCGACCCCGGCCCGCGCCGTGGACCAGCCGTTCCTGATGCCGGTCGAGGACGTGTTCTCGATCTCGGGCCGCGGCACCGTGGCCACCGGCCGCATCGAGCGCGGCGTGGTGAAGGTGGGCGAGGAACTCGAGATCGTCGGCATCCGCCCGTCGAAGAAGACGGTCTGCACCGGCGTCGAGATGTTCCGCAAGCTGCTCGACCAGGGCGAGGCGGGCGACAACGTGGGCCTGCTGCTGCGTGGCGTTGACCGCGACGGGATCGAGCGCGGCCAGGTGCTGTGCAAGCCCGGCTCGGTGAAGCCGCACACGAAGTTCGAGGCCGAGGCCTACATCCTCACGAAAGAGGAAGGCGGCCGCCACACCCCGTTCTTCGCGAACTACCGTCCGCAGTTCTACTTCCGCACCACCGACGTGACCGGCACGGTTCAGCTGCCGGAAGGCACCGAGATGGTGATGCCGGGCGACAACCTGAAGTTCAACGTCGAGCTGATCGCGCCGATCGCCATGGAAGAGAAGCTCCGCTTCGCCATCCGTGAAGGCGGCCGCACCGTCGGCGCCGGCGTCGTCTCGAAAATCATCGCCTGA
- the secE gene encoding preprotein translocase subunit SecE, which produces MAKANPFQFISQVRSEVGKVTWPGRREVMLTTIMVFVMAALTATFFSLVDFGIRQGLSLLLNSF; this is translated from the coding sequence ATGGCCAAGGCGAATCCGTTCCAGTTCATTTCGCAGGTGCGCTCCGAGGTCGGCAAGGTCACCTGGCCCGGCCGCCGCGAGGTGATGCTCACCACGATCATGGTCTTCGTCATGGCGGCGCTGACGGCCACCTTCTTCTCGCTGGTGGATTTCGGCATCCGTCAGGGGCTCAGCCTGCTTCTGAACAGCTTCTGA
- the nusG gene encoding transcription termination/antitermination protein NusG: MAKRWYSVSVLSNFEKKVAEQIRTAVADAGLQEEIDEVLVPTEEVIEVRRGKKVTSERRFMPGYVLVHMEMSNRGYHLISSINRVTGFLGPQGKPMPMRDSEVNTILNRVEEGEAQPRSLIRYDIGETVKVTDGPFEGFSGMVEDVDEEHSRLKVTVSIFGRATPVELEFTQVAKGGI; the protein is encoded by the coding sequence ATGGCGAAGCGTTGGTATTCGGTGAGCGTTCTCTCGAACTTCGAGAAGAAGGTCGCCGAGCAGATCCGGACGGCCGTGGCGGATGCCGGTCTTCAGGAGGAGATCGACGAGGTTCTCGTGCCGACCGAAGAGGTGATCGAGGTCCGGCGCGGCAAGAAGGTGACCTCCGAGCGTCGTTTCATGCCGGGCTATGTGCTGGTGCACATGGAAATGTCGAACCGCGGCTACCACCTGATCTCCTCGATCAACCGGGTGACAGGGTTCCTCGGGCCGCAGGGCAAGCCGATGCCGATGCGCGACTCGGAAGTGAACACGATCCTGAACCGCGTCGAGGAAGGCGAGGCGCAGCCGCGCAGCCTGATCCGCTACGACATCGGCGAGACGGTGAAGGTGACGGACGGCCCGTTCGAGGGCTTCTCGGGCATGGTCGAGGACGTGGATGAAGAGCATTCGCGCCTCAAGGTGACCGTCTCGATCTTCGGCCGGGCCACCCCGGTCGAGCTGGAATTCACGCAGGTCGCCAAGGGCGGCATCTGA
- the rplK gene encoding 50S ribosomal protein L11, whose protein sequence is MAKKVIGQLKLQVKAGQANPSPPVGPALGQRGLNIMAFVKEFNAKTADIEPGTPTPVIITYYQDKSFSLELKTAPASYMLKKAAGLPSVGKRNRPKGSTKPGREVAGTVTAAQIRKIAEAKMKDLNANDIEAAMQIILGSAKSCGIEVKG, encoded by the coding sequence ATGGCCAAGAAAGTCATCGGGCAGCTGAAGCTGCAAGTGAAGGCGGGGCAAGCCAACCCGTCCCCGCCGGTCGGTCCGGCGCTGGGTCAGCGCGGCCTGAACATCATGGCCTTCGTGAAGGAATTCAACGCGAAGACCGCCGACATCGAGCCGGGCACGCCCACTCCGGTCATCATCACCTACTACCAGGACAAGTCGTTCAGCCTCGAGCTGAAGACGGCGCCGGCCTCCTACATGCTGAAGAAGGCCGCGGGCCTTCCGTCGGTGGGCAAGCGCAACCGTCCGAAGGGCTCGACCAAGCCGGGCCGCGAAGTGGCGGGCACGGTGACCGCGGCGCAGATCCGCAAGATCGCCGAAGCGAAGATGAAGGATCTGAACGCCAACGACATCGAGGCGGCGATGCAGATCATCCTTGGCTCGGCCAAGTCCTGCGGCATCGAGGTCAAGGGGTAA
- the rplA gene encoding 50S ribosomal protein L1, which produces MAKVGKRTRAAREAFVGKDLISLEDAVALIKQAASAKFDETLEVAMNLGVDPRHADQMVRGVVTLPNGTGKTVRVAVFARGAKADEAKAAGADIVGAEDLMETIQSGKIEFDRCIATPDMMPLVGRLGKILGPRNLMPNPKVGTVTMDVAGAVGNAKGGEVQFKVEKAGVIHAGVGKVSFDTEKLAQNVRAFVDAVNRAKPAGAKGTYLKKVSLSSTMGPGVSVDLSSATSH; this is translated from the coding sequence ATGGCCAAGGTTGGAAAACGGACGCGCGCGGCGCGTGAAGCCTTCGTCGGCAAGGACCTGATCTCGCTCGAGGATGCGGTTGCGCTGATCAAGCAGGCGGCCTCGGCCAAGTTCGACGAGACGCTGGAAGTCGCGATGAACCTGGGCGTCGACCCGCGTCACGCCGACCAGATGGTTCGCGGCGTCGTCACCCTGCCGAACGGCACGGGCAAGACGGTTCGCGTGGCGGTCTTCGCCCGCGGCGCCAAGGCTGACGAGGCCAAGGCCGCCGGTGCGGACATCGTCGGCGCCGAGGACCTGATGGAGACCATCCAGTCGGGCAAGATCGAGTTCGACCGCTGCATCGCGACCCCGGACATGATGCCGCTCGTCGGCCGTCTGGGCAAGATCCTGGGCCCGCGCAACCTGATGCCGAACCCGAAGGTCGGCACGGTGACCATGGACGTGGCCGGCGCCGTCGGCAACGCCAAGGGCGGCGAGGTCCAGTTCAAGGTCGAGAAGGCCGGTGTGATCCACGCCGGCGTCGGCAAGGTCTCGTTCGACACCGAGAAGCTCGCGCAGAACGTCCGCGCCTTCGTGGACGCCGTGAACCGCGCGAAGCCCGCCGGGGCGAAGGGCACCTACCTCAAGAAGGTGTCGCTGTCCTCGACCATGGGCCCGGGCGTCTCGGTCGACCTGAGCTCGGCGACGAGCCACTGA
- the rplJ gene encoding 50S ribosomal protein L10: MDRAQKEKVVEELGQIFASSGVVVVAHYAGVTVAQMQDLRAQMREVGGSVRVAKNRLAKIALAGQPCEKMGDLLTGMTVMAYSEDPVAAAKVAEAYAKKNDKFVILGGAMGDTILDQAGVKTVAAMPSREELIAQIVSCIGAPASSIAGAIGAPASNIAGILSTLEEREAA; encoded by the coding sequence GTGGATAGAGCCCAGAAAGAGAAAGTGGTCGAGGAACTCGGCCAGATCTTCGCAAGCTCTGGCGTGGTCGTGGTTGCACACTACGCAGGCGTCACGGTTGCTCAGATGCAGGACCTGCGCGCGCAGATGCGCGAAGTCGGTGGGTCCGTGCGCGTTGCCAAGAACAGGCTCGCCAAGATCGCCCTTGCCGGTCAACCCTGCGAAAAGATGGGTGACCTGCTCACGGGCATGACCGTGATGGCCTATTCCGAGGACCCCGTCGCTGCGGCGAAGGTTGCGGAAGCCTATGCCAAGAAGAACGACAAGTTCGTGATCCTTGGCGGGGCAATGGGCGACACGATCCTGGACCAGGCCGGTGTGAAGACCGTCGCCGCCATGCCGTCGCGCGAAGAGCTCATCGCTCAGATCGTGTCGTGCATCGGTGCGCCCGCGTCGAGCATCGCCGGGGCCATTGGCGCACCTGCTTCGAACATCGCCGGCATCCTCTCCACCCTGGAGGAGCGGGAAGCCGCTTGA
- the rplL gene encoding 50S ribosomal protein L7/L12 → MADLNKLAEEIVGLTLLEAQELKTILKDKYGIEPAAGGAVMVAGPAAAAAPAEEEKTEFDVVLTDAGANKINVIKEVRAITGLGLKEAKDLVEAGGKVKEGASKADAEAMKKKLEEAGAKVELK, encoded by the coding sequence ATGGCTGATCTGAACAAACTCGCCGAAGAAATCGTCGGTCTGACCCTGCTCGAAGCCCAAGAGCTGAAGACGATCCTCAAAGACAAGTACGGCATCGAGCCGGCCGCCGGCGGCGCCGTCATGGTTGCCGGCCCGGCCGCTGCCGCGGCCCCGGCCGAAGAAGAGAAGACCGAGTTCGACGTCGTCCTGACCGACGCCGGCGCCAACAAGATCAACGTGATCAAGGAAGTGCGCGCGATCACCGGTCTCGGCCTGAAAGAAGCCAAGGACCTCGTGGAAGCTGGCGGCAAGGTGAAGGAAGGCGCTTCGAAAGCCGACGCCGAAGCCATGAAGAAGAAGCTCGAAGAAGCTGGCGCGAAAGTCGAGCTGAAGTAA
- the rpoB gene encoding DNA-directed RNA polymerase subunit beta encodes MAQSYVGQKRIRRYYGKIREVLEMPNLIEVQKSSYDLFLKSGDGPKAADGEGIQGVFQSVFPIKDFNETAVLEFVKYELEKPKYDVDECQQRDMTYAAPLKVTLRLIVFDVDETTGARSVKDIKEQDVYMGDMPLMTANGTFIVNGTERVIVSQMHRSPGVFFDHDKGKTHSSGKLLFACRIIPYRGSWLDFEFDAKDIVFARIDRRRKLPVTTLLYALGMDQEGIMDAYYETVDFKYQKNRGWVTRFFPERVRGTRPSYDLVDAATGEVILKAGEKATPRMVKKWIDEGQITELLVPFDHIVGRYVARDIINEETGEIWVEAGDELTMEYDRDGEVKGGTLKLLLDQGITDIPVLDIDNVNVGPYIRNTMAADKNMGRDTALMDIYRVMRPGEPPTVEAASNLFDTLFFDSERYDLSAVGRVKMNMRLDLGKPDTQRTLDRDDIIACIKALTELRDGKGEIDDIDHLGNRRVRSVGELMENQYRVGLLRMERAIKERMSSVEIDTIMPQDLINAKPAAAAVREFFGSSQLSQFMDQTNPLSEVTHKRRLSALGPGGLTRERAGFEVRDVHPTHYGRMCPIETPEGQNIGLINSLATFARVNKYGFIETPYRKVIEGKVTDEVVYMSATEEMRHTVAQANAAQDEDGRFADDLISSRKAGEFMLNPPDAIDLIDVSPKQLVSVAASLIPFLENDDANRALMGSNMQRQAVPLLQSDAPFVGTGIEAVVARDSGAAIMARRAGVIDQVDATRIVVRATEMLEPGEPGVDIYRLRKFKRSNQSSCINQRPLVKVGDVVARGEVVADGPCTDMGELALGRNVVVAFMPWNGYNYEDSILISERILRDDVYTSIHIEEYEVAARDTKLGPEEITRDIPNVGEEALRNLDEAGIVYIGAEVQPGDILVGKITPKGESPMTPEEKLLRAIFGEKASDVRDTSLRLPPGAYGTIVEVRVFNRHGVDKDERALQIEREEVERLARDRDDELAILERNIYARLKSLIMGKVAVKGPKGIRAGSEINDELLSTLSRGQWWQLALGEEADAKEVEALHEQFEAQKRALDHRFEDKVEKVRRGDDLPPGVMKMVKVFVAVKRKLQPGDKMAGRHGNKGVISKVVPIEDMPFLADGTHVDLVLNPLGVPSRMNVGQILETHMGWAARGLGIQIDEALQQYRRSGDLTPVKEAMRLAYGDETYEGAFADRDEDDLVEMASRVTKGVPIATPVFDGAKEPDVNDALRRAGFDKSGQSIVFDGRTGEQFARPVTVGVKYMLKLHHLVDDKLHARSTGPYSLVTQQPLGGKAQFGGQRLGEMEVWALEAYGAAYTLQEMLTVKSDDVAGRTKMYESIVKGEDNFEAGVPESFNVLVKEVRGLGLNMELLDADEE; translated from the coding sequence ATGGCTCAGAGCTACGTTGGCCAGAAACGTATCCGCAGGTACTACGGCAAGATCCGCGAAGTGCTGGAGATGCCGAACCTGATCGAGGTTCAGAAATCCTCCTACGATCTGTTCCTGAAATCGGGCGACGGCCCGAAGGCCGCCGATGGCGAAGGCATCCAGGGCGTCTTCCAGTCGGTCTTCCCGATCAAGGACTTCAACGAGACCGCCGTGCTCGAGTTCGTGAAATACGAGCTCGAGAAGCCGAAGTATGACGTGGACGAGTGCCAGCAGCGCGACATGACCTATGCCGCGCCGCTGAAGGTCACCCTGCGTCTGATCGTGTTCGATGTCGACGAGACCACGGGCGCGCGGTCCGTCAAGGACATCAAGGAGCAGGACGTCTACATGGGCGACATGCCCCTGATGACCGCGAACGGCACGTTCATCGTGAACGGCACCGAGCGCGTGATCGTCAGCCAGATGCACCGCTCCCCTGGCGTGTTCTTTGACCACGACAAGGGCAAGACGCATTCCTCGGGCAAGCTGCTCTTCGCCTGCCGCATCATCCCCTACCGCGGCTCGTGGCTCGATTTCGAGTTCGACGCCAAGGACATCGTCTTCGCCCGCATCGACCGCCGCCGGAAGCTGCCGGTGACGACGCTGCTCTATGCCCTCGGCATGGATCAGGAAGGCATCATGGATGCCTATTACGAGACGGTGGACTTCAAGTATCAGAAGAACCGCGGCTGGGTCACCCGGTTCTTCCCCGAGCGTGTGCGCGGCACCCGGCCGAGCTACGACCTCGTGGACGCGGCCACCGGCGAGGTCATCCTGAAGGCGGGCGAGAAGGCCACGCCGCGGATGGTCAAGAAGTGGATCGACGAGGGCCAGATCACCGAGCTTCTGGTGCCGTTCGACCACATCGTCGGCCGCTACGTCGCGCGTGACATCATCAACGAGGAAACCGGCGAGATCTGGGTCGAAGCCGGTGACGAACTCACGATGGAGTACGACCGCGACGGCGAGGTGAAGGGCGGCACGCTGAAGCTGCTGCTCGATCAGGGCATCACCGACATCCCGGTGCTCGACATCGACAACGTCAACGTCGGCCCCTACATCCGCAACACCATGGCGGCGGACAAGAACATGGGCCGCGATACCGCGCTCATGGACATCTACCGCGTGATGCGTCCGGGCGAGCCGCCGACCGTCGAGGCCGCGTCGAACCTGTTCGACACGCTGTTCTTCGACAGCGAGCGCTACGACCTGTCGGCCGTCGGCCGCGTGAAGATGAACATGCGTCTGGACCTCGGCAAGCCCGACACCCAGCGCACGCTCGACCGCGACGACATCATCGCCTGCATCAAGGCGCTGACCGAACTGCGCGACGGCAAGGGTGAGATCGACGACATCGACCACCTCGGCAACCGCCGGGTGCGCTCGGTCGGCGAGCTGATGGAGAACCAGTACCGCGTGGGCCTGCTCCGCATGGAGCGCGCGATCAAGGAGCGGATGTCCTCGGTCGAGATCGACACGATCATGCCGCAGGACCTGATCAACGCGAAGCCGGCGGCGGCTGCCGTGCGCGAGTTCTTCGGCTCGTCGCAGCTGTCGCAGTTCATGGACCAGACCAACCCGCTGTCGGAAGTCACCCACAAGCGGCGTCTCTCGGCCCTCGGGCCGGGCGGTCTGACCCGCGAGCGCGCGGGCTTCGAGGTGCGCGACGTTCACCCGACCCACTATGGCCGGATGTGCCCGATCGAGACGCCGGAAGGTCAGAACATCGGCCTGATCAACAGCCTCGCGACCTTCGCCCGCGTGAACAAGTACGGCTTCATCGAGACCCCCTACCGCAAGGTGATCGAAGGCAAGGTGACCGACGAGGTCGTCTACATGTCGGCGACCGAGGAGATGCGTCACACCGTGGCGCAGGCCAACGCGGCGCAGGACGAGGACGGCCGCTTTGCCGACGACCTGATCTCGTCGCGGAAGGCGGGCGAGTTCATGCTGAACCCGCCGGATGCCATCGACCTGATCGACGTGTCGCCGAAGCAGCTCGTGTCGGTCGCGGCCTCGCTGATCCCGTTCCTCGAGAACGACGACGCGAACCGCGCGCTGATGGGCTCGAACATGCAGCGTCAGGCGGTGCCGCTCCTGCAATCCGACGCGCCCTTCGTGGGCACGGGGATCGAGGCCGTGGTGGCGCGTGACAGCGGCGCCGCCATCATGGCGCGCCGTGCGGGCGTGATCGACCAGGTGGACGCGACGCGTATCGTCGTGCGCGCCACCGAGATGCTGGAGCCGGGCGAGCCGGGCGTCGACATCTACCGCCTGCGCAAGTTCAAACGCTCGAACCAGTCGTCCTGCATCAACCAGCGGCCGCTGGTGAAGGTGGGCGACGTCGTCGCGCGTGGCGAGGTGGTGGCCGACGGTCCTTGCACCGACATGGGCGAACTCGCCCTTGGCCGGAACGTGGTCGTGGCCTTCATGCCGTGGAACGGCTACAACTACGAGGACTCGATCCTGATCTCCGAGCGCATCCTGCGCGACGACGTCTATACCTCGATCCACATCGAGGAATACGAGGTCGCCGCCCGCGATACCAAGCTCGGGCCGGAAGAGATCACCCGCGACATCCCGAACGTCGGCGAGGAAGCCCTGCGCAACCTCGACGAGGCGGGCATCGTCTACATCGGCGCTGAAGTGCAGCCGGGTGACATCCTCGTCGGCAAGATCACCCCGAAGGGCGAAAGCCCGATGACGCCGGAAGAAAAGCTCCTCCGCGCGATCTTCGGGGAAAAGGCGTCGGACGTGCGCGACACCTCGCTGCGCCTGCCGCCGGGGGCCTATGGCACGATCGTGGAAGTGCGGGTCTTCAACCGCCACGGCGTCGACAAGGACGAGCGTGCGCTGCAGATCGAGCGCGAAGAGGTCGAGCGTCTGGCCCGTGACCGGGACGACGAGCTGGCGATCCTCGAGCGCAACATCTACGCGCGCCTCAAGTCGCTGATCATGGGCAAGGTTGCCGTGAAGGGTCCGAAGGGCATCCGCGCTGGCTCCGAGATCAACGACGAGCTTCTGTCCACGCTCTCGCGCGGGCAGTGGTGGCAGCTGGCGCTGGGTGAGGAAGCCGACGCGAAGGAAGTCGAGGCCCTCCACGAGCAGTTCGAGGCGCAGAAGCGCGCGCTCGATCACCGCTTCGAGGACAAGGTCGAGAAGGTCCGCCGCGGCGACGACCTGCCTCCGGGCGTGATGAAGATGGTCAAGGTGTTCGTCGCGGTGAAGCGCAAGCTGCAGCCGGGCGACAAGATGGCCGGCCGTCACGGCAACAAGGGCGTCATCTCGAAGGTGGTGCCGATCGAGGACATGCCGTTCCTTGCGGACGGCACGCATGTCGACCTCGTGCTCAACCCGCTCGGCGTGCCGTCGCGGATGAACGTCGGCCAGATCCTCGAGACGCACATGGGCTGGGCCGCGCGCGGTCTTGGCATCCAGATCGACGAGGCGCTGCAGCAGTACCGCCGCTCGGGCGACCTGACCCCGGTCAAGGAAGCCATGCGTCTGGCCTATGGCGACGAGACCTACGAGGGCGCTTTCGCCGACCGTGACGAGGACGATCTGGTCGAGATGGCCAGCCGCGTGACCAAGGGCGTGCCGATCGCGACCCCGGTCTTCGACGGCGCGAAGGAGCCGGACGTGAACGACGCGCTGCGTCGGGCGGGCTTCGACAAGAGCGGCCAGTCCATCGTCTTCGACGGCCGCACGGGCGAGCAGTTCGCGCGTCCGGTCACCGTGGGCGTGAAGTACATGCTGAAGCTGCACCACCTTGTCGACGACAAGCTGCACGCCCGTTCCACGGGGCCGTACTCGCTCGTCACCCAGCAGCCGCTGGGCGGGAAGGCGCAGTTCGGTGGCCAGCGTCTCGGCGAGATGGAGGTCTGGGCGCTCGAAGCCTACGGCGCCGCCTACACCCTGCAGGAAATGCTGACGGTGAAGTCGGACGACGTGGCGGGCCGCACCAAGATGTACGAGTCGATCGTCAAGGGCGAGGACAACTTCGAGGCGGGTGTCCCGGAGTCGTTCAACGTGCTCGTCAAGGAAGTGCGGGGCCTCGGCCTCAACATGGAACTCCTGGATGCGGACGAAGAGTGA